The nucleotide sequence ATTACTACAATGTTATAACAGATTCGATTTTTGACCGAGAAGCGGTGCCCGAATACAACATAACCATAACAGCGACAGATTCTGGTTCGCCTCCTCTCTCCAGCGCCAGGACTTTACACCTTAGAATCTCTGATGTAAATGACAATGCCCCATTGTTCGATAAAGGTCCCTACTCTGCTTACGTCACAGAGAATAACTCTCCTGGAATGTCCATATTTACTGTCAGCGCGCGGGACTCTGATTGGAATCAGAACGCGAGAATATCGTACCTGTTGGAGGACACGCAGATCAGTGGAACTCCAGTCTCTACTTATATATCAATTAACTCTGAAACAGGAGTTTTACATGCGGTGCGCTCCTTTGATTATGAACAAATAAAACAGCTTAAACTCGTGGTTAAGGCGCAGGATGgaggctctcctcctctcagtagcAATGTGACTGTGAAAATAATGATCCAGGACCAGAACGACAACGCGCCTCAGGTTCTGTACCCAGTCCAGACTAGCAGCTCTCTGGTGGCTGAAATGGTACCTCGTTCAGCAGATGTGGGCTATCTTGTTACTAAAGTGGTGGCTGTTGATGTGGACTCTGGACAGAATGCCTGGCTCTCGTATAAACTGCAGAAAGCGACAGACAGGGCGCTGTTTGAAGTAGGCTTACAGAATGGAGAAATAAGAACTATACGCCAAGTCACTGATAAAGATGCTGTGAAACAAAGGCTCACTGTTGTAGTGGAGGACAACGGGCAGCCCTCTCGTTCAGCTACAGTCAATGTTAACGTGGCGGTGGCGGACAGCTTCCCTGAAGTGCTCTCGGAGTTCACTGACTTTACGCACGACAAGGAATACAATGACAACCTGACTTTTTACTTAGTCTTGGCTTTGGCTGTAGTCTCATTTCTGTTCATCACATGTTTAGTGGTTATTATATCAGTGAAAATATACAGATGGAGACAGTCTCGCATCCTCTATCATTCCAACCTCCCGGTTATTCCGTATTATCCACCGCGTTACGCAGACACTTTGGGGACAGGAACTCTACAGCACGTGTACAATTACGAGGTGTGCAGGACGACTGACTCCAGAAAGAGTGACTGTCAGTTCGCCAGACCCTGTAGTCAGAACGTACTGATAATGGACCCCAGTTCTACAGGGACGATGCAGCGGATGCAGAACGAAAAGAACAtcctggatgaaccagactccCCACTAGAGGTGAGTCTGTGGAGTTGAAATGGTATTGCTCATTCGGTTGGAATACATCTTTACATCATGTCCTTTGTAACAATTTTAGCTGCAGATGTAGAATCTTCATTTGATCTGCTCACACTGTTGCAGGACAACtttcttgtagtgtatttgaggtttaaaagatcttctaaagtttgtaatttacttctttttttttaagtgtaTCAATcccaaaacatgttttattaatcATAATCCACACAATAGTTCAAATGTCCTGTTTCTGCCGGATTATTAtcctgctgtagcaaattggctcaaataaagatcctacatctatatTGCCTTAAGGTTAATTTAGTCAGTATTTGTCTAGTTAAAAGTATGGGCATAACAGCTTTTACATATTGTTGTGGTCAGCTTTGTTTTTTATTGATTGTCATTGTCAGCTGACTGTGGTTTCGAATACAGCAGAAGCAGTTACTTGTTTTCTGGTTAGTTTTGGCTTTCATATTAACCCTGATGATTTCAGCACCAATCTGTATGGACAGCGCCTCTTCTGTCATGATAGCAGCAGAGGACCCTTTCTTCCAACTGCTGTG is from Salmo salar unplaced genomic scaffold, Ssal_v3.1, whole genome shotgun sequence and encodes:
- the LOC123738819 gene encoding protocadherin gamma-A3-like yields the protein MAFEGFYQPKCVRWRSCCGLRWQVLIFLLHLNHIVRGQIRYSIPEEMKKGSVIGNVAQDLGLDLKRLRAGRARIVTGESVQYTELKTDKGILVVSERIDREQLCTDVTPCSFSFEIILENPMELHLVTVEILDVNDHAPVFPNKDIHFEISESATVGARFPLESAEDPDVGLNALQNYILTPNDYFILKKHANPDGSKYAEMFLQKPLDREEHPCLSLKLIAVDGGNPQRSGSVNIEITVLDANDNAPVFNQSVYRATVMENAPKGTYITTVNASDADGGSNGEIAYSCSKLKGTIADIFIINENTGIISVSGQIDYEKNKKYEVRVEAKDQGGLTDTSKVVIEVIDVNDNAPVINVMSFSSPVSEDAPPGTTIAIINVKDNDSERNGQITCSIDTKLPFKIKSSMANYYNVITDSIFDREAVPEYNITITATDSGSPPLSSARTLHLRISDVNDNAPLFDKGPYSAYVTENNSPGMSIFTVSARDSDWNQNARISYLLEDTQISGTPVSTYISINSETGVLHAVRSFDYEQIKQLKLVVKAQDGGSPPLSSNVTVKIMIQDQNDNAPQVLYPVQTSSSLVAEMVPRSADVGYLVTKVVAVDVDSGQNAWLSYKLQKATDRALFEVGLQNGEIRTIRQVTDKDAVKQRLTVVVEDNGQPSRSATVNVNVAVADSFPEVLSEFTDFTHDKEYNDNLTFYLVLALAVVSFLFITCLVVIISVKIYRWRQSRILYHSNLPVIPYYPPRYADTLGTGTLQHVYNYEVCRTTDSRKSDCQFARPCSQNVLIMDPSSTGTMQRMQNEKNILDEPDSPLEVSLWS